One region of Caldibacillus debilis DSM 16016 genomic DNA includes:
- a CDS encoding mechanosensitive ion channel family protein, protein MWNSLLAEETIQIRDGLLVFALFLFLYWIFKKWIFQGVLALLQKTPSSFLPYLWESFKRPIQVGLIAAGLIWAVHIFPFVHIGQPFLEKVARSVFIVLLTWGFYNFSSTSSSMFENLKKRMNVDIDQIFIPFLSKTIRLVIVAISITIIAQEFNYNISGFIAGLGLGGLAVALAAKEVLANLLGGIVIIFERPFSIGDSITTPSVEGTVEDITFRSTKIRNPSQALVTVPNSILANQPITNNSRIGKRKISFNLEILWAPRNKLERAVKRLEEMLHRHPGIQPEDVFVKLDQIRDGKMVLIFNFFTKSSEWSDYLDIKQEINLNILQILEEEGLQVANAPQPMAPGSSAPQQGSKKNEPGS, encoded by the coding sequence ATGTGGAATTCACTCCTTGCTGAAGAAACGATCCAAATCAGGGACGGACTTCTCGTTTTCGCCCTTTTTCTTTTCCTCTACTGGATCTTCAAAAAATGGATCTTTCAAGGGGTATTGGCTTTGCTGCAAAAAACCCCGTCGAGCTTTTTGCCCTACCTGTGGGAATCCTTCAAAAGACCGATCCAAGTCGGGCTCATTGCGGCCGGTCTGATTTGGGCCGTTCATATCTTCCCGTTTGTCCATATCGGCCAGCCTTTCCTTGAAAAGGTCGCCCGTTCCGTTTTCATCGTCCTGCTCACCTGGGGATTTTACAACTTCTCTTCCACCTCATCCTCCATGTTCGAAAACTTGAAGAAACGGATGAACGTGGATATCGATCAAATTTTTATCCCCTTTTTGTCCAAGACCATCCGCCTGGTGATCGTCGCCATATCGATCACGATCATCGCCCAGGAGTTTAATTACAATATCAGCGGGTTCATCGCCGGGTTGGGATTGGGCGGGCTGGCCGTCGCCCTCGCCGCCAAAGAAGTCCTCGCCAATCTGCTGGGGGGAATCGTGATCATCTTCGAACGGCCTTTTTCCATCGGGGATTCGATCACGACGCCGAGCGTAGAAGGGACGGTTGAAGACATTACCTTCCGAAGCACGAAAATACGGAATCCTTCCCAAGCCCTCGTTACCGTTCCCAATTCCATCCTGGCGAACCAACCGATCACCAATAACAGCCGCATTGGCAAAAGAAAGATTTCCTTTAATCTGGAGATCCTTTGGGCGCCCAGGAACAAGCTGGAAAGGGCGGTAAAACGACTGGAAGAAATGCTCCATCGCCACCCCGGCATCCAGCCGGAAGACGTCTTCGTCAAGCTGGATCAAATCCGGGACGGAAAAATGGTGTTGATTTTCAACTTTTTCACGAAGTCAAGCGAATGGAGCGATTATTTGGATATTAAACAGGAAATCAATCTCAACATCCTGCAAATTTTGGAAGAAGAAGGCCTGCAGGTGGCCAATGCACCCCAGCCGATGGCTCCCGGAAGCTCCGCCCCGCAGCAGGGAAGCAAAAAAAATGAACCCGGTTCATAA